In the Clostridium gelidum genome, AAAAGTTCTTCCGCTTCTTTATCCATAAGTTTCTTTATATAAACTCCTGGCAATCCCACATTCTTAAAAATTGTAAAACACGATTTATAATTTTTCTTGCTAACACGCTCATTTAATTCTTTATAGCCAATTAAACTTTCATTTAACTTTCCCATGTCCTCTAGTAAAGATACTTTATTATATTTATAAATTAAATCTACATAACTGTTATTTAATTCTTTATTAGATTTCTTCATTAAATCCATCATTTCAAAAGATTTTACAAATTCACCTGCAAAGCCTAGTGCCCATGAGGCTAAAATATAATAAATTGTTTTAGTAAGTATATTTAAATTACCATCAATTTCTTTAGGAAAGATAAAATAACACTCTTCTACATAATTATTATTTAATATAAGTCCAAATAATTTAATAGAATTTACAATATTGTTGCCACTACTATAATCTATTGAATTAATTATTAAACCGCATCTTTCATAATCCAAATTTAAATAATTATAGAAAATAGATATAAACGCCAAATCTACACTTTTACTATAATATTCTAATGGGAATCCATTCAAAATTTTAGTTGCTACAATATTATGTGCATTTTTTTCTAATACATTTATTGCATCATCATATCTATTGTAATTCATAAAAATACTTACTGCCTCATCAAAGCTTTTCTCCTTAATTAATGAAAATGTAAGTTTATCTATAATTTCATTCTTAACACTTGGTTCGTATTTATCAAAAAGTTCTATAAGATGCTGTCTTAATACATTATGATATCTAAATATCTTTTTATCTTCATCTATTGTAATAATTAAAATATTTTTTTCTATTAAATTATCTATTATTTCAAATCCATCTTTATTATCTATATCTCTATAAATACTTGGATTTACATAACTTAAGGGTGAAGTTTTAACTAGAAAATCTATTTCCTCTTTTGATAAACTACTTATAATTTCATTATTCATATAATCAATGAACAGCTTATTACCCTTTGGTATATTATTTATAGTTTTGTTGCTGCCAAGTACTGTTAATAAAAGTTTAATCGCTCCTATCCAACCTTCTGTAATTTGATATATTTCTTTAATTACTTCACCATCAATAATCTTATTAGTAGCATTTTTTATAAACTCTTCTGTCTCATCTAAAGTAAGATTAAAATCCTCTGAAGTTATATTAATTACTCCCCCTTTCATAAGAATATTTCCTAAATAAATCTTAATATCATGTCTTGAAATTAGAACAAAATGTATATTACTTGATGAATTAGATATAAAATATTCAATAGTTTCTAAAAGAAACTCATCTACTATATAATGAAAATCATCCAGTACTATAAATAATTCTTCTTCACTAATAAGTTCATTAATTAAAGATGATATTAATTCAAAAATATCCTCTCTCTTTACTAATGGATTTACCATATCAATATAAAAATTTAAATTTTCTATATTATTTTTCAATCCCTGCAAAACATAAGTCCAAAAATAAGATAAATCATCACTATTTTCATCTAATGAAAGCCACATGTAATTATTCTGTTCTCCAATATAACTAGAAATAAGAGTACTTTTACCAACAGCAGCACCGCCTTTTACTACTGTTAGCTTATTTTCTAAAATACACTCAAGCTTGTCTTGTATCTTTTTATTTCTATGAAGAACATTTTTACTTTTTGGTCTTATTAACCTTGTATAAAGAATATTTTTCATTTAATCACCCTTAATATTTTTCTATTGTGTATATTTTACCATATTCTTTAAGAATAGCTTCTTATTTTATTTTTATTGATTAAAAAGGATGAAATTATCATTAAGAAAGAGACTACAATTACAATTCCTATATCTGCATAACTGATACCCTTGCCATTTTCTAATGCAATTGTAAAATTCAAAATATGTCTTTGAGGCATTATATTTCCAATTACGTTTATAAACCAATTATTTGATATGGTGAAAAAGCTTCCTGCAAGTAAAGTTGTTATTATATTTATCATATTTCCAAGCATAGTCGCACTTTCTTCGCTTCTTGTAACTGAAGACATTAATAATCCAAAAGCTGAACCTAAAAAGGATAAAATCATTATAATAAAGATTAATTCTAAAGCTGTTACACTTGTATTTAAATTAAGTACTTCTTTAGATAAGACTGTAATTATTCCTGTTGGAACAAAAATCATTAAAAATACTGAAACAAAATGACTAAATACATATTGTTCATAAGATATATTGGCACTTATTACCCTTTTAGCTATACCTTTTTGATCATCAAAAAAGAATTTATAAAGCATTACTCCGAGTATTATTACAAACATGGTTATATATCCAACTATGTTTGCAGCTACCCCTCTCTTTTCACCAGCTTCAAGTGCTACTTTTTCTCCATTTGCTATTCTTTCTAATTTATTTTTAAATTCCTCATCTTTAATTGTTTCTACAACTGCTTTTCCATTTTCAAAAGATATGATAGCTTCATATTTATTTTTTACTAAATCTGAAAGTGGTACCTTATTTTCAAGCTTTACAATATTAATTTCATCACTATTAAAATTGATGTCGGTATCTCCTACAACTCCAATATTAGCTTTAACCATAAAACTGCTTGAAAAATATATTGCAGTTGCTATAACTATAGGTGTTATTAATACTGGCATCATTAAATAACCTTTGTTATTTACCATTCTATATAAAATTCCTTTTATAACATTTATCATATTTTTTCTCCTCCATTGTTTGGTGACAGTCACCAAAATTATATATAATCTTCAGGTTTATAATTAAAATGCATAACAATTAAAGCTGCTATTGATAATAAAAGTAATCCCATAACTATAACGCTATAATTCTGAAAATTATTATCATATATTACACTAAAGGATAAATCTAATATCCACTTTATTGGAGATAAATTAGCTATGCTGCTAACTGTTTTCCCTAAATTATCTACTGGGAAAAACATGCCTGAAACAAAGGCTAATATGCTTGCTACATTAGAAAGTATTGTATTAGTCAATTCTTCAGTTTTTATAAGGACACAAGCCGCACCTCCAATTGTCACGGTGAAAAATAAGAATGTCATCATTAATCCAAGAACATATATAAAATTCTCTCCTCCAAAATTAACGATTTTAAAATAATTCATTATAACCATATTTAGAGAAAAGCTTATTCCCATAAAAAGATAAGAGCTTATTATTTTTGACATGTAAATTGTGACTTTTGATATTGGTGCATAAGCTATTCTTACATTTCCCTGTCTTAACTTCTTTTCCATAAAAGTATTTGGAGTTATAGTCAATGAAGTAATTATCAAATATATCATCATAGTAACTCCATAATAATCATATGCTGTAATCCCCTCACTACCATAAAGGCTTGAAAAAATAAATCCGAATAATCCAATTAATAACCAAGGATAAATTGTACATATTGTTACAACAACTGGTGTTGTAATTAGATTTCTAAAATCTTGCTTAATAAGCTTCCATAAAATCATTTTTTCACACCTCTAATCCCTTAATTTTCTTCCAGTTAACTTAAGGAAGACCATTTCTAAATTTCCTTCTTCACTAGTCATATGACTTATTTTTATATTTCTGTGAACTAAGCTTAAAATTATTTTGTCTAAATTTTCTATTTCCTTAATTGTTGTTACACTTAAGCAATTCTCATTAAGCTCTACCTTTTGTATTCCTTCTATTTCATATAAAAAGTCATATTTAAATTCCTGTCTCTTTGAAATGTCTATTGATATTTTATAAATTCTTGTATTCTTATAGCTTTCCATAAGTTGCATAATTGTTCCCTCTGCTATTTTAGTTCCTTTGTCCATTATAACTACCCTGTCAGCTATTTCTTCAACTTCCTCCATATAATGAGTTGTATAAATTATAGTTGTTCCATTATCTCTTAATTTCTTAATTGACTCTAAAATATGATTT is a window encoding:
- a CDS encoding LuxR C-terminal-related transcriptional regulator — protein: MKNILYTRLIRPKSKNVLHRNKKIQDKLECILENKLTVVKGGAAVGKSTLISSYIGEQNNYMWLSLDENSDDLSYFWTYVLQGLKNNIENLNFYIDMVNPLVKREDIFELISSLINELISEEELFIVLDDFHYIVDEFLLETIEYFISNSSSNIHFVLISRHDIKIYLGNILMKGGVINITSEDFNLTLDETEEFIKNATNKIIDGEVIKEIYQITEGWIGAIKLLLTVLGSNKTINNIPKGNKLFIDYMNNEIISSLSKEEIDFLVKTSPLSYVNPSIYRDIDNKDGFEIIDNLIEKNILIITIDEDKKIFRYHNVLRQHLIELFDKYEPSVKNEIIDKLTFSLIKEKSFDEAVSIFMNYNRYDDAINVLEKNAHNIVATKILNGFPLEYYSKSVDLAFISIFYNYLNLDYERCGLIINSIDYSSGNNIVNSIKLFGLILNNNYVEECYFIFPKEIDGNLNILTKTIYYILASWALGFAGEFVKSFEMMDLMKKSNKELNNSYVDLIYKYNKVSLLEDMGKLNESLIGYKELNERVSKKNYKSCFTIFKNVGLPGVYIKKLMDKEAEELLLEAQKTLKEYKGSAAFNALEVSIDYNLAEVKYIQGNIYECEKILNHIDKENKDNYVYIQILALKIRLLFFENRIKTEEYDEFIEIYKRQYEKSTYSDILGITYGMVLFKKGKYEESLNEFNRIAFISRKNGIGYLLVYSLVWKVILLNKLTPDNTRECLNILKEVIFYSRDEDILFPYFKTREYLKEIIQKFKVQLLEDKDNKEFVKKLSEVVGIKDENEVLSPREIEVLKTLIDGLSNKEIGEKLFISVSTVKTHIINIYSKLGVKNRVEAVNEGRKIL
- a CDS encoding ABC transporter permease; its protein translation is MINVIKGILYRMVNNKGYLMMPVLITPIVIATAIYFSSSFMVKANIGVVGDTDINFNSDEINIVKLENKVPLSDLVKNKYEAIISFENGKAVVETIKDEEFKNKLERIANGEKVALEAGEKRGVAANIVGYITMFVIILGVMLYKFFFDDQKGIAKRVISANISYEQYVFSHFVSVFLMIFVPTGIITVLSKEVLNLNTSVTALELIFIIMILSFLGSAFGLLMSSVTRSEESATMLGNMINIITTLLAGSFFTISNNWFINVIGNIMPQRHILNFTIALENGKGISYADIGIVIVVSFLMIISSFLINKNKIRSYS
- a CDS encoding ABC transporter permease, whose amino-acid sequence is MILWKLIKQDFRNLITTPVVVTICTIYPWLLIGLFGFIFSSLYGSEGITAYDYYGVTMMIYLIITSLTITPNTFMEKKLRQGNVRIAYAPISKVTIYMSKIISSYLFMGISFSLNMVIMNYFKIVNFGGENFIYVLGLMMTFLFFTVTIGGAACVLIKTEELTNTILSNVASILAFVSGMFFPVDNLGKTVSSIANLSPIKWILDLSFSVIYDNNFQNYSVIVMGLLLLSIAALIVMHFNYKPEDYI